One window from the genome of Fulvivirga lutea encodes:
- a CDS encoding DEAD/DEAH box helicase encodes MNTTKTKRSRNAGFKNRSASRPSGQGRRSNSKKKATTSIDINQLVKKVQPSIQQKYISERTFDEMPLDVNLKANLHKKGYQTPSQIQDETLEPLLDGRDLMGVANTGTGKTAAFLIPIVQRLMKDKAPMNALIIVPTRELALQVETEFKSLVHGLGLFASSFIGGTSVGKDLAQLRRKNHIIIGTPGRLKDLMDRKALRLDKIPVLVLDEFDRMLDMGFVNDIKRIVGDMTSRSQTMLFSATVDKSQKSLISTILTNPVEVKVNAGDSSSDQVDQDIIKVGEGEDKFKVLSDMLSESDYQKVLVFAETRRWVSKITKKLTESGIKADQIHGDKSQNYRVNALNRFKSGKLQVLVATDVAARGIDVNDITHVINYSIPLTYDSYVHRIGRTGRAGKTGKALTFIN; translated from the coding sequence ATGAATACAACAAAAACAAAGAGATCCAGAAATGCTGGATTCAAAAATCGTTCTGCAAGCAGACCTTCAGGACAAGGTAGAAGAAGTAACTCAAAGAAAAAAGCTACCACTTCAATTGATATTAACCAGTTGGTAAAAAAGGTACAACCTTCCATCCAACAAAAATATATATCAGAAAGGACATTTGATGAAATGCCTTTAGATGTTAATCTTAAAGCAAATCTTCATAAGAAAGGATATCAAACGCCTAGTCAAATACAAGACGAAACGTTAGAGCCATTATTAGATGGCAGAGATTTAATGGGCGTAGCCAACACCGGAACGGGTAAAACAGCTGCATTCTTAATACCTATCGTTCAACGCTTGATGAAGGACAAAGCTCCTATGAACGCACTAATTATAGTGCCAACACGAGAGCTGGCTTTACAGGTAGAAACTGAATTTAAAAGTTTGGTCCATGGCTTAGGCTTATTTGCCTCAAGTTTTATTGGTGGAACAAGCGTTGGAAAAGATTTAGCGCAACTGAGAAGAAAGAATCATATTATAATAGGTACACCAGGTAGATTAAAAGACCTGATGGACAGAAAGGCATTGAGATTAGACAAAATACCAGTATTAGTCCTGGACGAGTTCGATAGAATGCTGGACATGGGATTTGTAAACGATATTAAGCGTATTGTAGGCGATATGACGAGCAGATCTCAGACTATGTTATTTTCTGCCACAGTAGATAAATCTCAGAAAAGCCTGATAAGCACCATTCTTACGAACCCTGTAGAGGTTAAGGTGAATGCCGGTGATAGTTCAAGCGATCAGGTAGATCAGGATATCATTAAAGTAGGCGAGGGTGAAGATAAATTCAAAGTACTCTCTGACATGCTTTCTGAAAGCGATTACCAAAAAGTATTAGTATTTGCTGAAACCAGAAGATGGGTTTCAAAGATTACGAAAAAGCTAACTGAATCTGGTATTAAAGCCGATCAAATTCACGGTGATAAGTCACAAAATTACCGTGTAAATGCACTTAATAGATTTAAGTCAGGAAAGCTTCAAGTTTTAGTAGCTACAGATGTGGCAGCTAGAGGTATTGATGTGAATGACATTACCCATGTTATCAACTATTCAATACCGTTAACTTATGACAGTTATGTACACCGTATTGGAAGAACAGGTAGAGCAGGAAAAACGGGTAAAGCACTGACATTTATTAACTAA
- a CDS encoding YceI family protein, with protein sequence MTRLISFFLLSIPLVAQSQTVRQTMIIEDESTFRISGKSSVNSFDCQIVQGFCGESVDVCYNLQATTVKFDNTKFSIPVNQFDCGSNFITRDMKKTLKAEEYPFMQFELLSIINFDNLNCNNSKAETLVTIAGVTNRYLLNYDISQLDEDTFKIKLNSTFDINDFNLNPPSALMGLIKVDKTIDVSLSLQTRIEQP encoded by the coding sequence ATGACAAGACTTATTTCGTTTTTCTTACTATCAATACCATTGGTGGCGCAAAGCCAGACTGTTAGACAAACAATGATCATTGAAGATGAAAGCACATTTAGGATAAGCGGGAAGTCTAGTGTTAACTCGTTTGATTGCCAGATAGTACAAGGTTTTTGCGGAGAAAGTGTGGATGTGTGCTACAATTTACAGGCAACCACTGTAAAATTTGACAATACGAAGTTCTCAATACCTGTTAATCAGTTTGATTGTGGTAGTAATTTTATAACGAGGGATATGAAAAAGACCCTTAAAGCTGAGGAGTATCCTTTTATGCAGTTTGAACTACTAAGTATTATTAATTTTGATAATCTGAATTGCAATAACTCAAAAGCTGAGACATTGGTAACTATTGCCGGTGTAACAAACCGATACCTATTAAATTACGACATAAGTCAACTTGATGAAGATACATTCAAAATCAAGTTGAATTCAACATTTGACATAAACGATTTTAACCTCAACCCTCCCTCTGCTTTAATGGGTTTAATAAAAGTAGATAAGACTATAGATGTTAGCCTTAGCTTACAAACCAGAATTGAACAGCCATAG
- a CDS encoding tetratricopeptide repeat protein translates to MLFSRAVLYSQGSINSKIDYYNDLAEEYWHSNTKLAIQYSDSAYQLAQGSKYKEGLLRSLANKGISAYTNGDYMAAEDYYKRAIEIGKSEKIENDAFQFYLNLLLKKGEASKVVRLVDSAVVVENKAEVKIDYLLSRGFALVDLGDVNGVLNTLVSISNVQAADYRSNSILLLKAEYERLTGNYANAKEYLEANISTHKASGDSLNMAATLVKLAKVKSVNGNYDNALLDLTEAERLYKASGYDYGRGLCYYQLGGLYSELGQIDLSVEYYFKALEIFQDQNNKKELAETYYELAWMYFNQDEAKSRSLLRRAEIISDDIGNKSIKAVVYNYLGTLLTRQLKYDSAIYAYQKSAQLKRELNHKRGEAVAIFNLGYVYEKLGEDKKALENYLLTYPVDLDMGNQYGAAVSEYTIANVYIKLEQYKQAREYIEKAIERAEKLGAKSIIVECLLIKSKLYEKLGQVNVALDYYKRYSAMKDSVFSTEKEVRLAELEARYTLKQKDQEIRVLNLENLNRQQDLEIQSKTIKNQRFLLGLVTLGIVSICIVLFITFRLLKIRSRTNKQLQELNREISEKSEEITAQSEELREANEEILSLNEGLETEVERRTKQLNEAHKDLDTFFYHAAHDFRRPLTTFLGLAEIARTVVKDESALELFEKVEDTAGSLNRMVNKLKAVSIVGFDKLEFKKLDITKIIDTRIDKQEYLFKEYNVQIDTELQISEFKSSKDILEIIVDNLLENAILFSKKESINHIKISTRQKDKNIMLTVTDNGQGIDPALRDKVFELYFRGNETSQGNGLGLYITKKAVERLKGSIDFTSELGVGSRFVVTLPL, encoded by the coding sequence GTGCTATTTAGCCGTGCTGTGCTCTATAGCCAGGGTAGCATCAATTCGAAGATTGATTATTATAATGATTTGGCTGAAGAATATTGGCACTCTAATACCAAATTAGCCATTCAATATAGCGATTCCGCCTATCAATTAGCACAAGGCTCCAAATACAAAGAAGGCCTGTTAAGGTCTTTGGCCAATAAAGGAATATCAGCCTATACAAACGGAGACTACATGGCTGCAGAAGACTATTATAAGCGGGCCATTGAAATTGGGAAGTCAGAAAAAATTGAAAATGATGCATTTCAATTTTATTTGAACTTGCTACTAAAAAAAGGGGAAGCATCAAAGGTTGTTCGTTTAGTAGATTCTGCAGTAGTTGTCGAAAATAAGGCAGAGGTCAAAATCGATTATTTGCTTTCAAGAGGCTTTGCTTTGGTGGATCTGGGTGATGTGAATGGAGTTTTAAATACGTTGGTGTCAATAAGTAATGTGCAGGCGGCAGATTACAGGTCTAATTCTATTCTCTTATTAAAGGCCGAATACGAAAGATTAACAGGAAACTATGCCAATGCCAAAGAATACCTAGAAGCAAATATATCAACTCACAAAGCCTCAGGTGATTCCCTCAACATGGCTGCTACTTTGGTAAAATTGGCAAAGGTGAAAAGTGTAAATGGTAATTATGATAATGCGCTGCTAGACTTGACTGAGGCTGAAAGGTTATATAAAGCAAGTGGCTATGATTATGGGCGTGGGTTGTGCTATTATCAATTGGGCGGCTTGTATTCTGAATTGGGTCAGATAGATCTTTCTGTTGAGTATTACTTCAAGGCACTTGAAATATTTCAGGACCAGAATAATAAAAAGGAATTAGCAGAAACGTATTATGAACTTGCCTGGATGTATTTTAATCAGGATGAAGCAAAATCAAGGTCGTTGCTTAGGCGTGCGGAGATTATAAGTGATGACATTGGCAACAAGTCGATTAAAGCGGTAGTGTATAATTATTTAGGTACGTTACTTACCCGACAATTAAAGTATGATAGTGCAATATATGCGTATCAGAAGAGCGCTCAACTTAAACGAGAGCTTAATCACAAAAGAGGTGAGGCGGTAGCCATTTTTAACCTGGGGTATGTTTATGAAAAACTAGGTGAAGATAAGAAGGCACTAGAAAATTACTTGCTTACATATCCTGTCGATCTGGATATGGGTAATCAATATGGTGCTGCCGTAAGCGAATATACTATAGCCAATGTTTACATAAAGCTGGAACAATATAAGCAAGCTCGAGAGTATATAGAAAAGGCAATTGAAAGGGCTGAGAAACTAGGAGCAAAGTCTATAATAGTTGAGTGCTTGCTGATTAAATCTAAACTCTATGAGAAACTTGGTCAGGTAAATGTTGCTCTGGACTATTATAAGAGATATTCTGCAATGAAAGATAGTGTGTTTAGCACTGAAAAAGAGGTGCGCTTGGCTGAATTGGAGGCCAGGTATACACTGAAACAAAAAGATCAGGAAATCAGGGTGCTGAATTTGGAAAATCTGAATAGGCAACAGGATTTAGAAATTCAGAGTAAGACCATAAAGAATCAGCGTTTTTTATTAGGGTTAGTCACTTTAGGTATAGTGAGCATTTGTATAGTACTTTTTATCACATTCAGGCTGTTGAAAATTAGGAGCAGGACCAATAAACAACTTCAAGAACTCAATAGAGAAATTAGTGAGAAGTCCGAAGAGATAACAGCGCAATCTGAGGAGCTTCGGGAAGCGAATGAGGAAATATTATCTTTAAATGAAGGGCTCGAAACAGAAGTAGAAAGAAGGACTAAACAGCTAAATGAAGCGCATAAAGATTTGGATACCTTCTTTTACCATGCTGCACATGATTTTAGAAGGCCATTAACTACCTTTCTTGGTTTGGCTGAAATAGCGCGTACAGTTGTAAAAGACGAAAGCGCACTTGAGTTATTTGAAAAGGTAGAAGACACTGCCGGGAGCTTAAACAGAATGGTTAATAAGTTAAAAGCAGTGAGTATTGTAGGCTTTGATAAATTGGAATTTAAAAAGCTCGATATTACGAAAATTATAGATACCAGAATAGACAAGCAGGAATACTTATTCAAAGAATATAACGTTCAAATTGACACCGAATTACAAATATCTGAATTCAAGTCCTCTAAAGATATTCTTGAAATTATCGTTGATAACCTGTTAGAAAATGCCATTTTGTTTAGTAAGAAGGAGTCAATCAACCATATTAAAATCTCTACCAGACAAAAAGATAAAAATATTATGCTCACCGTTACAGATAATGGACAGGGGATCGATCCTGCGTTACGTGATAAGGTCTTCGAGCTATATTTTAGAGGCAATGAAACTTCACAAGGCAATGGTCTGGGTTTATATATCACCAAAAAGGCCGTTGAACGGCTAAAAGGTTCGATTGATTTTACTTCTGAACTGGGAGTAGGAAGTAGGTTCGTAGTTACACTGCCATTATAA
- a CDS encoding isoaspartyl peptidase/L-asparaginase family protein, with amino-acid sequence MNNKYALAIHGGAGTILKSKMSPEQEVTYKKVLEESLIQGQKILNSGGSSLDAVEESVKVLEDSHLFNAGKGAVFTADGKHEMEASIMCGKSLEAGAVAGITTLKNPVTLSRKILADKNYVFLSGHGAEEYGALHNLEMVTNDYFYSDMRYEQWQALKGSDKTALDHTDDRKFGTVGAVALDVHGNIAAATSTGGLTNKKYGRIGDSSVIGSGVYANNDTCAISCTGYGEFFLRGVVAYDISCLMEYANLSLQDAAEKVIMEKQTKLGGEGGIVGVDANGNMALVFNSEGMYRGMVNESTPPKAFIFRD; translated from the coding sequence ATGAATAATAAATATGCGCTTGCCATACATGGTGGGGCAGGTACAATACTTAAATCAAAAATGAGTCCGGAGCAAGAAGTAACTTATAAAAAGGTACTAGAGGAGTCATTAATACAAGGCCAGAAGATTTTGAATTCAGGTGGTAGTTCACTCGATGCAGTGGAAGAGTCAGTAAAGGTTTTAGAAGATAGCCACTTATTTAATGCAGGTAAAGGAGCAGTATTTACAGCCGATGGAAAGCATGAAATGGAAGCTTCTATCATGTGTGGAAAATCTTTAGAAGCGGGTGCGGTTGCTGGAATTACTACACTAAAAAACCCCGTAACATTGTCGCGCAAAATATTAGCCGACAAAAATTATGTTTTTCTCTCAGGGCATGGTGCTGAAGAATACGGTGCTTTGCATAACTTGGAGATGGTTACAAATGACTATTTCTATTCCGATATGCGCTATGAACAGTGGCAGGCTTTAAAAGGATCTGATAAAACAGCGCTTGATCATACGGACGATAGAAAATTTGGAACCGTAGGTGCCGTAGCGCTGGATGTTCATGGTAATATTGCGGCAGCAACCTCTACCGGTGGCTTAACGAATAAAAAGTATGGAAGAATAGGAGATAGCTCTGTCATTGGAAGTGGTGTTTATGCTAATAATGATACTTGCGCTATTTCATGTACGGGTTACGGTGAATTTTTTCTTAGAGGAGTGGTTGCTTATGATATATCATGTTTGATGGAATACGCCAATCTTTCTTTACAGGATGCAGCAGAGAAGGTGATTATGGAAAAGCAAACCAAATTAGGTGGAGAAGGTGGTATTGTTGGCGTAGATGCCAATGGTAATATGGCTTTGGTGTTTAATTCAGAAGGAATGTACAGGGGAATGGTGAACGAATCTACTCCACCAAAAGCCTTTATTTTCAGAGATTAA
- a CDS encoding response regulator, with protein MKKILIIEDNNEIRENISEILELADYKTILAENGKVGVDLAVKEKPDLIICDIMMPELDGYGVLHILSKKEATASIPFIFLTAKAEKADLRKGMGLGADDYLTKPFDDTELLDSIESRLRKVDALKKDYSNSPEGVNKFIKDVKKHHNLESLTSSYEPRLFKKKNEIFRNGDYPNHLYLVVSGKVKTIKSNEDGKELITGIYAAGDFFGYEAMLEEIKHEDSAETIEDSSIIQIPKTEFFDLLYTNRDVAQRFIQMLSKNVVDREQQLIDLAYNSVRQRTAGALLKIFEKFGSEANEPIKVSRDDLSNMVGTATESVIRVLSDLKDEKIIEIQSGKILIKEIEKLEQIQKWHVAR; from the coding sequence ATGAAAAAGATTTTGATCATAGAGGATAACAATGAGATTCGTGAGAATATCAGTGAAATTTTAGAACTGGCAGATTACAAAACGATATTAGCCGAAAATGGCAAAGTGGGTGTTGATTTGGCAGTAAAAGAAAAACCTGATCTGATTATTTGTGACATTATGATGCCCGAATTAGATGGCTATGGCGTACTTCATATTCTGTCAAAAAAGGAAGCTACAGCCTCTATTCCATTTATTTTCCTTACTGCTAAAGCTGAGAAGGCGGACCTACGTAAAGGCATGGGTTTGGGTGCAGATGATTATTTAACCAAACCGTTTGATGATACTGAGCTTCTAGATTCAATAGAATCGAGGTTGAGAAAAGTAGATGCTCTAAAGAAGGATTATAGCAATAGTCCTGAAGGTGTTAATAAATTTATTAAGGATGTAAAAAAGCATCATAACCTTGAAAGCCTTACCTCTAGTTACGAACCTCGATTGTTCAAAAAGAAAAATGAAATCTTTAGAAATGGTGATTACCCAAATCATTTGTATTTGGTTGTTAGCGGAAAGGTAAAAACAATCAAATCTAATGAAGATGGAAAAGAGCTGATTACAGGTATTTATGCCGCTGGAGATTTCTTTGGGTACGAGGCAATGCTGGAAGAAATTAAGCACGAAGACTCAGCAGAAACCATTGAAGATTCATCTATCATACAAATACCAAAAACTGAGTTCTTTGACTTGCTATACACCAACCGAGATGTGGCTCAAAGGTTCATTCAAATGCTTTCGAAGAATGTAGTTGATAGAGAGCAGCAGCTTATTGACTTAGCCTACAACTCTGTTAGGCAGCGAACTGCAGGTGCATTACTCAAGATATTCGAAAAGTTTGGCTCTGAAGCCAATGAGCCAATAAAAGTATCTCGTGACGACTTATCTAACATGGTGGGAACTGCCACCGAATCTGTGATACGAGTATTGTCTGACTTAAAAGACGAGAAAATTATTGAAATTCAATCAGGAAAAATACTCATTAAAGAAATTGAAAAGCTGGAGCAAATACAAAAATGGCACGTGGCCAGGTAG
- a CDS encoding YfcC family protein produces MKFKLPDTLLLLIAILLVFTLLTWIVPSGEFDREVVNGKELVVADSYKEVASNPAGLFDFILAPIKGFISSAQIITFIFLVAGSFGVINQTGAIEAGLQSVVVASQKNKAYKSLVIPLLMILFSIAGATFGMSEEVLVFILITLPLSFALGYDSVVGVSIPFVGAGAGFAGAFLNPFTVGIAQGIAELAPFSGWEYRLVVWVILTSAAIIFVMIYASKIEKNPEKSPMYDIDKNSKYKNQAQEHITFTNRHRAVIIIFLLGLVALIYGVNAWDWYINEISALFVCMAVVSAIVFRMNSGTAIDSFVKGASEMIKVTFVIAIAKGILIIASDGKIIDTILNAMASSVDGFPNAVSVQLMFGLQTFLNFFLPSGSGQAALTMPIMAPLSDLINVSRQTAVLAFQLGDGLSNLIIPTSGVTMGVLTIANIPYEKWFKWMLPLFIILSILAMLLLIPPVLFFSWN; encoded by the coding sequence ATGAAATTTAAATTACCTGACACCCTCCTTCTTCTTATTGCAATTCTTTTGGTTTTCACACTACTCACCTGGATCGTTCCATCGGGTGAATTTGATAGAGAGGTAGTAAATGGTAAAGAGTTGGTGGTAGCAGATAGTTATAAAGAAGTAGCATCAAATCCTGCTGGTCTTTTCGATTTCATTCTGGCCCCAATCAAAGGATTTATATCTTCCGCTCAGATTATTACATTTATATTTCTCGTAGCGGGGTCTTTCGGTGTAATTAATCAGACAGGGGCTATTGAGGCTGGATTGCAAAGTGTTGTAGTAGCCAGCCAAAAAAATAAGGCATATAAAAGCCTGGTTATTCCTTTATTGATGATTTTATTCTCCATTGCTGGTGCCACCTTCGGTATGAGCGAAGAGGTTTTAGTGTTTATTTTAATTACTCTACCCCTCTCCTTTGCTCTGGGGTATGATTCTGTTGTTGGTGTTAGCATTCCGTTTGTTGGAGCAGGTGCTGGTTTTGCAGGAGCATTCTTAAACCCATTCACAGTTGGTATTGCTCAGGGAATTGCTGAATTAGCTCCTTTTAGCGGTTGGGAATACAGGCTTGTTGTATGGGTTATTCTTACGTCAGCTGCTATCATTTTCGTAATGATCTATGCCAGCAAAATAGAAAAGAACCCAGAAAAAAGCCCGATGTACGATATCGATAAAAATTCAAAATATAAAAATCAGGCTCAGGAGCATATAACATTTACCAATAGACACAGGGCGGTAATAATCATTTTTCTACTAGGGCTTGTTGCACTTATTTATGGCGTTAATGCCTGGGATTGGTACATCAACGAGATATCGGCATTGTTCGTTTGCATGGCAGTTGTTTCTGCCATAGTATTTAGAATGAATAGTGGTACTGCTATTGACAGTTTTGTTAAAGGTGCTTCTGAAATGATTAAAGTTACTTTTGTGATTGCCATTGCCAAGGGTATACTCATAATAGCTTCTGATGGTAAAATTATTGACACGATTCTTAATGCTATGGCTAGCAGTGTGGATGGCTTTCCAAATGCAGTGTCTGTTCAATTGATGTTCGGATTACAGACATTCTTAAACTTCTTCTTACCGTCAGGCAGTGGGCAGGCAGCATTGACCATGCCTATTATGGCCCCACTTAGTGATTTAATTAATGTTTCAAGGCAGACAGCGGTACTGGCATTTCAACTAGGTGATGGGTTATCGAATTTAATTATACCTACCAGTGGAGTAACTATGGGGGTACTAACCATAGCCAATATCCCTTATGAAAAATGGTTCAAATGGATGCTTCCACTCTTCATCATTTTATCGATATTGGCTATGTTATTATTAATACCTCCTGTATTATTTTTTAGCTGGAATTAA
- a CDS encoding cyanophycinase, translated as MKQLYFLLFSISTLLLACNEQPVEEQSVNEVTNTAQGQLFIIGGGSRPPILVNKIIELANLKSGAYGIILPMSSSEPDSAIYYANLQFLNAGISNVVGMNFEKGDSPTPSQIDSIANASLIYISGGDQNKFMDIIAGTEIKEAIKTAYKKGSVIAGTSAGAAVMSELMITGNERNYPDYDNTLRSIESNNIITAQGLGLLTTAVVDQHFIKRGRYNRLFSVCIENPDLIGLGIDESTALIVSGDSAEVIGLSQVIRVINNDKQLRKNKHLLGAENLEVSVLLPGDKFALVK; from the coding sequence ATGAAACAACTATATTTTTTACTTTTTAGTATCAGTACTTTGTTACTGGCTTGTAACGAGCAACCAGTCGAAGAGCAATCTGTAAATGAAGTTACCAACACTGCCCAAGGGCAATTATTTATCATTGGAGGTGGTAGTCGCCCGCCCATTTTGGTGAATAAAATTATAGAACTGGCTAACCTTAAAAGTGGTGCTTATGGCATCATTCTACCTATGTCTAGCTCAGAACCCGATTCCGCTATTTATTACGCCAACCTACAATTTCTCAACGCAGGTATTTCAAATGTAGTAGGAATGAACTTTGAAAAAGGCGACTCTCCTACTCCATCACAAATCGATTCTATTGCTAATGCTTCACTTATCTATATCTCAGGGGGCGATCAAAATAAATTCATGGATATTATAGCTGGCACGGAAATAAAAGAAGCTATCAAAACTGCTTACAAGAAAGGAAGTGTCATAGCAGGAACCAGTGCAGGTGCCGCTGTTATGAGTGAATTAATGATTACGGGCAATGAGCGTAATTATCCTGATTATGACAATACACTCCGATCTATTGAGAGTAATAATATAATCACCGCTCAGGGATTAGGATTGCTAACCACAGCTGTGGTAGATCAGCATTTTATTAAACGCGGTAGATATAACAGATTATTTAGTGTTTGTATTGAAAATCCTGATTTAATAGGCTTAGGCATAGATGAGTCTACAGCCCTGATTGTAAGTGGCGATAGTGCTGAAGTTATTGGGCTGTCTCAAGTCATCAGGGTTATCAATAATGATAAACAGCTAAGAAAAAACAAACATCTTTTAGGCGCTGAAAACCTTGAAGTTAGTGTATTATTGCCGGGAGATAAATTCGCATTAGTAAAATGA
- a CDS encoding PAS domain-containing sensor histidine kinase, which produces MRESNETAYKAIFEACEEGIIAVDIEGKIALANSSLLKLFGYEIEELLGKTIETLIPDKIRHKHVKEREVYIENPKPRKMGVGRDLLGLKKDGTQFPVEISLNKVHLDDEPHIVAFVIDISERKRVEDALQRSEEQLILYATQLEDRVSKRTEELEKEISERKKAQEEVIKALEKERELNELKSRFVSMASHEFRTPLSTILSSASLIGKYEKTDQQENRSKHIEKIKSAISNLNNILNDFLSLAKLEEGKIDIDQNQLSVICTVKEVIEEMEALKKPDQKINLEIIGEEKNIVSDEKIVKNIVINLTSNAIKYSSSNIDIITEFKPQSVQLTIKDYGIGIPANEQSHLFDRFFRAKNAINIQGTGLGLNIVKKYVEMLNGTITFESKENEGTTFTVTLPL; this is translated from the coding sequence ATGAGAGAGTCAAACGAAACAGCCTATAAAGCCATATTTGAAGCATGCGAAGAAGGCATTATTGCTGTAGATATTGAGGGAAAAATTGCCTTGGCCAATAGCTCACTACTAAAACTATTTGGGTATGAAATTGAAGAGCTACTAGGTAAAACTATAGAAACACTCATACCAGATAAAATCAGACATAAGCATGTTAAAGAGAGAGAAGTTTATATTGAAAACCCTAAACCCAGAAAAATGGGTGTAGGTAGAGACTTGCTGGGATTAAAAAAAGACGGCACACAATTTCCTGTTGAAATAAGCTTAAATAAAGTTCATTTAGATGATGAGCCTCACATTGTGGCTTTTGTGATAGATATTTCTGAACGTAAAAGAGTTGAAGATGCTCTACAACGAAGTGAAGAACAATTGATTTTATACGCCACACAACTGGAAGATAGAGTTAGCAAAAGAACCGAAGAGCTGGAGAAGGAAATTTCTGAACGAAAAAAAGCACAGGAAGAGGTAATTAAGGCTCTGGAAAAAGAACGAGAGTTAAATGAACTCAAATCGAGGTTTGTTTCAATGGCATCACATGAATTTAGAACACCACTAAGTACCATACTATCATCTGCCTCTCTTATTGGCAAATATGAAAAAACTGATCAGCAGGAAAACAGATCGAAACATATAGAAAAGATTAAATCGGCTATCAGTAATTTAAATAATATACTTAACGACTTTCTTTCGTTGGCCAAGCTGGAAGAAGGGAAAATTGACATTGATCAGAATCAACTGTCTGTGATATGCACAGTGAAAGAGGTTATTGAGGAAATGGAAGCTTTGAAAAAGCCAGATCAAAAAATTAATTTAGAAATTATTGGCGAGGAGAAGAACATAGTAAGTGATGAGAAAATTGTAAAGAATATAGTCATTAACTTAACCTCCAATGCCATTAAGTACAGCAGTAGTAATATTGATATCATCACTGAATTTAAACCTCAAAGTGTTCAATTAACTATTAAAGACTACGGAATTGGTATTCCAGCCAATGAACAGAGTCATTTGTTCGATCGGTTTTTTAGAGCTAAAAACGCCATAAACATTCAGGGTACAGGCTTAGGACTGAATATTGTAAAAAAATATGTTGAAATGCTGAATGGCACAATTACTTTTGAGAGTAAGGAAAATGAAGGCACCACATTTACAGTAACTTTACCATTATGA
- a CDS encoding cold-shock protein, giving the protein MGRSQNTFLKKEREKKKLQKRKEKQEKKEERKANSTSGDLDEMMAYLDENGNIVDSPPDETKKKKEIKAKDIEIGVPKSAPQDLTSERRGKVAFFNDAKGYGFIDQNETNERFFVHVNSLKSQIREGDKVGFKLEKGPKGLVAIEVKVVR; this is encoded by the coding sequence ATGGGAAGATCACAAAACACATTTTTAAAGAAAGAAAGAGAAAAGAAGAAACTTCAAAAGCGTAAAGAAAAGCAAGAGAAGAAAGAAGAAAGAAAAGCTAACTCAACCAGCGGAGATTTAGATGAAATGATGGCCTATTTGGATGAGAATGGAAACATTGTAGATTCGCCACCAGATGAGACTAAAAAGAAAAAAGAGATAAAGGCCAAAGACATAGAAATTGGTGTGCCTAAGTCTGCCCCACAAGATTTAACGTCAGAGCGAAGAGGTAAAGTAGCCTTTTTTAATGATGCTAAAGGGTACGGTTTTATAGACCAGAATGAAACAAATGAGCGCTTTTTCGTTCATGTAAATAGCTTAAAATCTCAAATAAGAGAAGGAGATAAAGTAGGCTTTAAGCTTGAAAAAGGGCCTAAAGGTTTAGTGGCAATTGAAGTGAAGGTAGTTAGATAA
- a CDS encoding cold-shock protein: MKEGTVKFFNNTKGFGFITPEGESEDVFVHESGLIDRINENDKVEFSVERGKKGMNAVQVKVIG; this comes from the coding sequence ATGAAAGAAGGAACAGTAAAATTTTTCAATAACACCAAGGGATTTGGTTTTATTACACCTGAAGGTGAATCTGAAGATGTTTTTGTCCATGAAAGTGGATTGATAGACAGAATCAACGAAAACGATAAAGTTGAATTCTCTGTTGAGAGAGGTAAGAAAGGCATGAATGCCGTTCAAGTGAAAGTAATTGGATAA